The following are encoded together in the Oceanobacillus zhaokaii genome:
- the mraZ gene encoding division/cell wall cluster transcriptional repressor MraZ: protein MFMGEYQHNIDLKGRIIVPSKFREELGESFVVTRGLDKCLFAYPMDEWEILEDKLKKLPLTKKDARAFTRFFFSGAVECEVDKQGRINIPQTLRSYAVLEKECAVIGVSNRIEIWSNDNWQEYVSTSEESFAEIAENLMDFDI, encoded by the coding sequence ATGTTCATGGGAGAATATCAGCATAACATTGATCTGAAAGGTCGGATAATCGTCCCATCCAAGTTTCGTGAAGAACTTGGAGAATCTTTTGTTGTGACCCGTGGACTTGATAAATGTTTATTTGCGTATCCAATGGATGAATGGGAAATCCTAGAGGACAAGTTAAAGAAACTCCCATTAACTAAAAAAGATGCTAGAGCATTCACCCGGTTTTTCTTTTCTGGAGCAGTTGAATGTGAAGTAGATAAACAGGGAAGAATAAACATTCCGCAAACACTTAGAAGTTATGCTGTTCTTGAAAAAGAATGTGCAGTAATTGGTGTATCAAACCGGATCGAAATTTGGTCGAATGATAATTGGCAGGAATATGTTTCAACATCTGAGGAATCATTTGCTGAGATTGCCGAGAATCTAATGGATTTTGATATATAA
- a CDS encoding RsfA family transcriptional regulator: MNETRQDAWTKDEDILLAETVLRYIREGKTQLEAFKEVAEQLSRTSAACGFRWNATIRKQYQDAIQLAKEERKHGGRKDIWKFVKADNPELDTIDSAILLLEKMRTKYPDEHHILQIEKEKVVTLELENKQLKEALLRYDHAWEEMGKLWSWVKQSKND; the protein is encoded by the coding sequence ATGAACGAGACACGTCAGGATGCCTGGACTAAGGATGAAGATATTCTGTTGGCAGAAACGGTACTGCGCTATATTAGAGAGGGTAAGACGCAGCTGGAGGCGTTTAAGGAAGTAGCGGAACAGTTGTCACGTACATCTGCAGCATGTGGATTTAGGTGGAATGCAACAATCCGTAAACAATATCAGGATGCAATTCAGTTAGCGAAAGAGGAAAGGAAGCACGGGGGCAGAAAGGATATATGGAAATTTGTGAAAGCGGATAATCCCGAGCTTGATACGATAGATTCCGCAATTCTATTATTAGAGAAGATGAGAACCAAATACCCTGATGAACATCACATACTGCAAATAGAGAAAGAAAAAGTGGTTACATTAGAATTAGAAAACAAACAATTGAAAGAAGCACTTTTAAGATATGATCATGCATGGGAAGAAATGGGGAAACTCTGGAGCTGGGTAAAGCAAAGTAAAAATGATTAA
- the coaD gene encoding pantetheine-phosphate adenylyltransferase — protein MGKLAICPGSFDPITNGHLDIITRGAKIFENVIVTVFNNQSKSPLFTVEERIHLMRESTKHLPNVTVDSSDHLLMDYARVKQANAVVRGLRAVSDFEYEMQVTSMNRKLNQDVETFFIMTNNQYSFLSSSIVKEIAKYNGDISGLVPDVVLEALKEKFGHR, from the coding sequence ATGGGAAAGTTGGCGATTTGTCCAGGTAGCTTTGATCCTATTACAAATGGACATTTGGATATTATCACAAGAGGCGCAAAAATATTTGAAAATGTAATCGTTACTGTCTTTAATAATCAATCTAAATCACCGTTGTTTACGGTCGAAGAGAGAATTCATTTAATGAGAGAATCAACAAAACATCTGCCGAATGTCACTGTAGATTCCTCGGATCACCTATTAATGGATTACGCTCGTGTAAAACAAGCCAATGCAGTTGTTCGTGGATTAAGAGCAGTAAGTGATTTTGAATATGAAATGCAAGTAACATCTATGAATCGGAAGCTTAATCAAGATGTGGAAACATTTTTTATTATGACAAATAATCAATACTCCTTCCTAAGCTCGAGTATTGTGAAGGAAATTGCAAAGTATAATGGTGATATTTCTGGATTGGTGCCAGATGTTGTTCTGGAAGCACTGAAAGAGAAATTTGGTCATCGATAA
- a CDS encoding YceD family protein, which translates to MKFALSQIKKSAYNEPFKFDDYVDVSELETMNNDIRKIQPVRVHGYCSVQGEQILCSFEIEGEMILPCARTLVDVPYSFKIEATEVFTTSSYYSTEEEEDEIHPVNGEVLDLTPYIEENILLEIPFRVFSNEANPENAAPIKGQDWEYVTEEKKEKTIDPRFQKLASLLENKQKDK; encoded by the coding sequence ATGAAATTTGCATTAAGTCAAATTAAAAAAAGTGCTTATAATGAACCGTTTAAATTTGATGATTATGTGGATGTTTCTGAACTGGAAACGATGAATAATGATATACGTAAAATACAGCCCGTAAGAGTACACGGGTATTGTAGCGTACAAGGAGAACAAATCTTATGCTCTTTTGAAATTGAAGGAGAAATGATTTTACCTTGCGCACGTACACTAGTGGATGTACCTTATTCGTTTAAAATTGAAGCGACAGAGGTTTTCACCACATCATCTTATTATAGTACAGAAGAAGAGGAAGATGAAATTCATCCAGTAAATGGAGAAGTGCTTGACTTAACTCCATATATAGAGGAAAATATTTTATTAGAGATTCCTTTTCGTGTATTTTCTAATGAAGCAAACCCTGAGAATGCTGCTCCGATTAAAGGGCAGGACTGGGAATATGTTACAGAAGAAAAGAAAGAAAAAACGATAGATCCACGTTTTCAAAAATTGGCGTCATTACTTGAAAATAAACAGAAAGACAAATAA
- the ylbJ gene encoding sporulation integral membrane protein YlbJ: MIQIIKTLLFSGLTIFITISLIQFPDQALEASIRGLNLWWEVVFPSLLPFFITAELLLAFGVVNFIGVLFEPIMRPLFNIPGVGSFGWMMGMASGYPTGAKIAARLREENQLTQVEAERLVAFTNNSSPLFIFGAISVGFFHDASLGILIAVCHYTSNAIVGVAMRFHGRNRKGIKLEKQKRVSLTTAFKAMHRTRLKDKRPFGEILGDAVLNSIKTLVMVGGFITLFSVLIKLLFLVGVTPAIAELIQGILSLFSLPIEFALPFLSGLFEITIGANMITQITTDSLLPQLILVSFILGFNGFSVQAQVASILAKTDIRFLPYFFARLLHGSIASILTIILFKPLYLDKETSQTSNMPGFQESDYNVWTNIFNLIAENGALFTFFFLGIGITILYRRNIKKQ; the protein is encoded by the coding sequence TTGATACAAATAATAAAAACATTACTCTTTTCAGGATTGACCATTTTCATTACGATTTCACTTATTCAGTTTCCGGATCAAGCCTTGGAAGCGAGTATTCGTGGATTAAACTTATGGTGGGAGGTAGTTTTCCCTTCACTGTTGCCGTTTTTCATCACTGCAGAGTTATTACTAGCATTTGGCGTTGTAAATTTCATAGGGGTACTCTTTGAGCCAATTATGCGGCCATTATTTAATATACCTGGTGTCGGAAGCTTTGGATGGATGATGGGAATGGCTAGTGGCTATCCGACAGGGGCGAAAATTGCTGCCAGGCTGCGAGAGGAAAACCAACTTACACAGGTTGAAGCAGAGCGACTAGTCGCATTTACAAATAATTCGAGTCCTTTATTTATCTTTGGTGCTATTTCTGTAGGATTTTTTCACGATGCCTCTTTAGGGATATTGATTGCTGTTTGTCATTATACTAGTAACGCAATTGTTGGCGTTGCGATGCGGTTTCATGGGAGAAATCGAAAAGGGATTAAGTTGGAGAAGCAAAAGAGAGTATCCTTGACAACGGCTTTTAAAGCAATGCATCGGACAAGATTAAAAGACAAAAGACCATTCGGGGAAATTCTCGGAGATGCAGTTCTAAATTCGATTAAAACATTAGTCATGGTCGGAGGCTTTATAACCTTGTTTTCCGTTCTAATAAAGCTCCTCTTCTTGGTTGGAGTTACACCGGCGATCGCAGAATTAATCCAAGGTATCTTATCACTGTTCAGTCTACCAATCGAATTTGCGCTTCCTTTTTTATCAGGATTATTCGAAATAACAATAGGAGCAAATATGATAACCCAAATTACGACAGACTCATTATTACCCCAATTAATTCTGGTTAGCTTTATTCTTGGATTTAACGGGTTTTCCGTGCAAGCTCAGGTTGCCAGTATTTTAGCTAAAACAGATATTCGATTCTTACCGTATTTCTTTGCACGTTTATTACATGGCAGCATTGCAAGTATATTAACAATTATCTTGTTCAAACCGCTGTATCTTGATAAGGAAACCTCCCAGACGAGCAACATGCCAGGATTTCAAGAGTCAGATTATAATGTTTGGACTAATATATTCAATTTAATAGCGGAAAACGGTGCACTGTTTACTTTCTTTTTCTTGGGAATCGGAATCACTATACTTTATCGGAGAAATATAAAAAAGCAATAG
- a CDS encoding SepM family pheromone-processing serine protease yields the protein MNVSKKNIIYFILIIAFAYLIAGYQLPYYIQKPGGADALNPIIQVKNGFESEGDMHLVTVSGLQATPLQYVWAKITPYNEILPIDQVFPEGTTQNEYMQAQLQVMENSQEAATVVAYQAAGEDITISYNGVYVASVVEGMPAEEKLLIGDRITGIDGKEIQESEQLVSYVEDKKAGETITIDFERKNQKMSTDIILKAFEAIDNKVGIGISLVTDRSVAVEPEIEFSSGNIGGPSAGLMFSLEIYDQLIEEDLTKGYQIAGTGEIDYDGNVLRIGGIDKKIVAADKEGIDIFFAANENGAIDSNYQVAKQTAEEIGTKMEIVPVDTFAEALKYLENL from the coding sequence ATGAATGTATCGAAGAAAAATATAATCTACTTTATCTTAATCATCGCCTTTGCTTATTTAATAGCAGGATACCAACTACCTTACTATATTCAAAAGCCTGGCGGAGCAGATGCTCTAAATCCAATTATTCAAGTTAAGAATGGATTTGAAAGTGAGGGTGATATGCATCTTGTAACGGTTAGTGGTTTACAAGCAACGCCTTTGCAATATGTTTGGGCAAAGATTACTCCTTACAATGAGATATTGCCAATCGATCAGGTGTTTCCCGAAGGCACTACTCAGAATGAATACATGCAGGCGCAACTTCAAGTTATGGAAAACTCGCAGGAAGCAGCGACCGTTGTTGCATATCAAGCAGCGGGAGAGGACATCACAATTTCGTATAATGGTGTTTATGTTGCTTCTGTTGTCGAAGGAATGCCTGCAGAGGAAAAACTATTAATTGGCGATCGGATTACTGGAATTGATGGGAAAGAAATACAAGAATCAGAACAATTAGTAAGTTATGTTGAAGATAAAAAAGCAGGAGAAACCATTACAATAGACTTTGAAAGAAAAAATCAAAAAATGTCAACGGACATAATTTTGAAAGCTTTTGAAGCAATCGATAATAAAGTTGGGATTGGCATAAGCTTAGTGACCGACCGGAGTGTCGCAGTTGAACCAGAAATAGAATTCTCAAGCGGTAATATTGGAGGACCTAGTGCAGGGCTCATGTTCTCACTTGAAATTTATGACCAACTAATAGAGGAAGATTTGACAAAAGGATATCAAATAGCCGGTACAGGTGAAATTGATTACGATGGTAATGTACTACGAATCGGTGGAATCGATAAGAAAATCGTTGCGGCTGATAAAGAAGGAATTGATATTTTCTTTGCAGCAAATGAAAATGGTGCGATTGATTCAAATTATCAAGTGGCAAAACAAACCGCAGAGGAAATTGGGACTAAAATGGAGATTGTACCTGTTGATACATTTGCAGAAGCACTCAAGTATTTAGAAAATCTTTGA
- the rsmD gene encoding 16S rRNA (guanine(966)-N(2))-methyltransferase RsmD, producing the protein MRVIAGEFKGRQLKSVPGKSTRPTTDKVKEAVFQVMGPFFDGGIVLDLFAGSGSLGIEAISRGMDSGVFVDKNPKAIHTISENLKTVKIEDKVELFRTDAVRALKAIAKRELQFDLILLDPPYKKVEYDKILIKIIESNLIKENGIIYCEHDFEDKLAASYGPLSLIKHENYGGTIGITIYRRN; encoded by the coding sequence ATGCGGGTTATAGCAGGTGAATTCAAAGGAAGACAATTAAAGTCTGTCCCTGGTAAATCGACAAGACCGACAACCGATAAGGTAAAAGAGGCTGTATTTCAAGTGATGGGACCTTTTTTTGACGGTGGTATTGTACTTGATCTTTTTGCTGGAAGTGGTTCGTTAGGAATCGAAGCGATTAGCAGGGGAATGGATTCGGGTGTGTTTGTTGATAAAAATCCGAAAGCGATACATACTATTTCAGAGAATTTAAAAACAGTGAAAATAGAGGACAAGGTAGAATTATTCAGAACGGACGCCGTTCGTGCATTAAAAGCGATAGCAAAACGTGAGTTGCAATTCGATTTAATCTTACTTGATCCCCCATATAAAAAAGTCGAATACGATAAGATTTTAATAAAAATTATTGAATCTAACTTAATCAAAGAAAATGGAATTATATATTGTGAACATGATTTTGAAGATAAATTGGCAGCAAGCTATGGCCCATTATCCCTCATTAAACATGAAAATTATGGTGGGACTATTGGGATTACAATTTATCGAAGGAATTAA
- the bshC gene encoding bacillithiol biosynthesis cysteine-adding enzyme BshC — protein MWINPIKLTKQAKLINDYRNNKAEIMQFFDYKPFDDYQKRIQDLNARSFNRKGLTKVLHKINGEWGAPASTFINIERINQDNSVVVIGGQQAGLLTGPLYTINKVISIIQFAKQKEAELNIPVIPVFWIAGEDHDFEEMNHIHLPEKNRLKKYKIAQQNIGKCSVSHIPLDERESKDWLDNLFVQLMESEYTKDLYDIMNACLVKSATYTDFFARVIYQLFDDEGLVLIDSAHPLIREMEKEHFVHMIEAQPEISLGVYRTSEQLKQEQYSLGLDVTLDDANLFYHKNNERILLTRNQNQEWVGKQEEITFTTEELMVIAKSTPSLLSNNVVTRPLMQELLFPSLAFIGGPGEISYWAQLRAAFHALGIKMPPVVPRLSLTYVERNIEKRINKYDLDIEFIVNHGLTDFKNDWLAAKVNPPVHKLADDLKEIIRQAHAPLRNIAAELRVDLRELADKNLLYLHRDVEFLEKRIVRTIEEKYEIEISEFDRINLALHPEGGLQERMWNPLPFLNLYGKEFLKEALKQSYSFKEEHYIVYL, from the coding sequence ATGTGGATTAACCCGATAAAGCTAACGAAACAAGCAAAGCTAATAAATGATTATAGAAATAATAAGGCAGAGATAATGCAGTTTTTTGATTATAAGCCATTTGATGATTATCAGAAACGAATCCAGGATTTAAATGCACGTTCTTTTAATCGTAAAGGTTTAACAAAGGTTTTACATAAAATCAATGGGGAATGGGGAGCGCCAGCATCAACATTCATAAATATAGAAAGGATTAATCAGGATAACAGTGTTGTTGTAATCGGGGGGCAGCAAGCTGGATTACTAACTGGGCCATTGTATACAATTAATAAAGTTATTTCGATTATTCAGTTTGCAAAACAAAAGGAAGCTGAATTAAATATTCCAGTTATCCCAGTGTTTTGGATTGCTGGGGAAGATCATGATTTTGAAGAAATGAACCATATACATTTACCGGAAAAGAACCGATTGAAAAAATATAAAATAGCCCAACAGAATATCGGAAAATGCTCCGTTTCGCACATTCCACTTGATGAGAGAGAGAGCAAGGATTGGCTTGATAATTTATTTGTTCAATTAATGGAAAGCGAGTATACAAAGGACTTGTACGACATTATGAATGCTTGTCTAGTAAAGTCTGCTACCTATACGGATTTCTTTGCACGTGTTATTTATCAATTGTTTGATGATGAAGGGTTAGTTTTGATTGATTCTGCTCATCCACTTATACGTGAAATGGAAAAAGAACATTTTGTTCATATGATTGAAGCCCAACCGGAAATTAGTTTAGGTGTATATCGTACATCAGAGCAATTAAAGCAAGAACAATATTCTCTCGGCTTAGATGTTACGCTTGATGACGCGAATCTTTTTTATCATAAAAATAATGAACGGATCTTATTAACTAGAAATCAAAATCAGGAATGGGTTGGAAAACAAGAAGAAATAACATTTACAACTGAGGAATTAATGGTAATTGCCAAGAGTACTCCATCATTATTAAGTAATAATGTAGTCACTCGACCTTTAATGCAAGAATTATTATTTCCTTCGTTAGCGTTTATAGGTGGTCCTGGAGAGATTAGTTATTGGGCGCAATTGAGGGCTGCTTTTCATGCGCTGGGGATAAAAATGCCTCCAGTAGTTCCACGATTATCTCTAACCTATGTCGAACGGAATATAGAAAAAAGAATTAATAAATATGATTTGGATATCGAATTCATTGTAAACCATGGTTTAACCGATTTTAAAAATGATTGGCTCGCGGCAAAGGTTAATCCTCCCGTACATAAATTAGCGGATGATTTGAAGGAGATAATTAGGCAAGCACATGCACCATTAAGAAATATTGCCGCTGAATTACGAGTAGATCTTCGTGAATTGGCAGATAAGAATTTACTGTATTTACATCGTGATGTTGAGTTTTTAGAAAAAAGAATTGTAAGAACGATAGAAGAAAAATATGAAATAGAGATTTCTGAGTTTGACCGAATTAATTTAGCTTTACATCCTGAGGGTGGGCTTCAAGAACGGATGTGGAACCCATTGCCATTTTTAAATTTGTATGGGAAAGAATTTTTAAAAGAGGCGTTGAAGCAATCCTATTCATTTAAAGAGGAACATTACATCGTTTATTTATAA
- the rpmF gene encoding 50S ribosomal protein L32 — protein sequence MAVPKQRTSKKVKNQRRTHKKLLVPGMVECSNCGELTKSHHVCKSCGHYDGKEVVAN from the coding sequence GTGGCAGTACCTAAACAAAGAACGTCTAAAAAAGTTAAAAATCAACGTCGTACACACAAAAAATTACTTGTACCTGGCATGGTAGAATGTTCAAATTGTGGAGAATTAACTAAATCACACCACGTTTGCAAATCTTGCGGACATTACGATGGTAAAGAAGTAGTTGCTAACTAA
- a CDS encoding DUF3397 domain-containing protein, producing MVDVIIYIIAFLTTVPFVLTALIYYFFIKFHQPVWKAVHSAVNWTTLFYMIAVVLILNMTFDLNVIGIVLVFYLFLLGLFIYLQWKFETEVKITKAFKLAWRIYFLLFLFLYICLVIIGIIIELI from the coding sequence ATGGTGGATGTTATCATCTATATAATTGCATTCTTAACGACAGTTCCATTTGTTCTAACAGCACTTATTTATTATTTTTTCATTAAATTTCACCAACCAGTCTGGAAGGCGGTTCATAGTGCGGTAAATTGGACTACACTTTTTTATATGATAGCTGTAGTTTTAATATTAAATATGACGTTCGATCTCAATGTTATTGGTATTGTATTAGTTTTTTATCTCTTTTTACTAGGATTGTTTATTTATTTGCAATGGAAATTCGAAACGGAAGTAAAGATTACGAAGGCATTCAAACTAGCTTGGAGAATATATTTTCTGCTTTTTCTATTCTTATATATCTGCCTTGTTATCATTGGAATTATTATAGAACTAATATAA
- the ftsL gene encoding cell division protein FtsL — protein sequence MNTNYARSWQQSSPQQAPKKDKKVAVKVKKQGWVTKGEKVIYSIFSVALIAISIFIVSFSSSTDALNRELQTLEKTAQSLELKNEALQFEKKELSRPERIIEVAKKNGLKIQDAEVKQAHAFNN from the coding sequence ATGAATACAAATTATGCACGTAGCTGGCAACAATCAAGTCCGCAGCAAGCCCCAAAAAAGGATAAGAAAGTAGCTGTCAAAGTAAAGAAGCAAGGTTGGGTTACAAAGGGAGAAAAAGTAATTTATTCCATTTTTTCTGTAGCTCTTATTGCAATTTCCATTTTTATTGTATCTTTTTCTTCTTCTACTGATGCACTAAATCGGGAATTACAAACACTGGAGAAAACAGCACAAAGCCTCGAACTCAAGAACGAAGCTCTCCAATTTGAAAAGAAAGAGCTCAGCAGACCTGAACGAATCATTGAAGTAGCGAAGAAAAATGGCTTGAAAATTCAAGATGCTGAAGTAAAACAGGCACACGCATTCAACAATTAG
- the rsmH gene encoding 16S rRNA (cytosine(1402)-N(4))-methyltransferase RsmH, with amino-acid sequence MFEHYSVLKEETINGLAIKPSGTYVDCTVGGGGHSEEIASRLNEDGLLIAFDQDLDALAAAKERLSKYQDNILFVHSNFRGLEQKLSEHDITHVDGILFDLGVSSPQLDRGERGFSYQHDAQLDMRMNQDQELTAFEIVNTWSYNQLVSIFFKYGEEKFSKQIARKIEAYRETATINTTHELVEIIKEGIPAAARRTGGHPAKRIFQALRIAVNDELEAFNDALHQAARVISLEGRVVVITFHSLEDRLCKQAFKKWSTAKETPRNLPVLPKDHEAPFKLITKKPIIAGNSELEDNRRSRSAKLRIIEKVKNWGNEFAYEEGWKK; translated from the coding sequence ATGTTTGAACATTATAGTGTACTTAAAGAAGAGACTATCAACGGACTTGCTATTAAGCCTAGTGGTACATATGTCGATTGCACAGTTGGCGGTGGCGGTCATTCAGAAGAAATTGCATCAAGATTAAATGAAGACGGGCTATTAATAGCATTTGATCAAGATTTAGATGCGTTAGCAGCAGCGAAAGAGAGATTGTCTAAGTATCAAGACAATATTCTTTTTGTCCATTCAAATTTCCGTGGACTGGAACAAAAATTGTCCGAACATGATATTACGCATGTTGATGGAATTTTATTTGATTTAGGTGTTTCTTCTCCTCAACTTGATAGAGGGGAAAGAGGCTTTAGCTATCAACATGATGCACAGCTCGATATGAGGATGAACCAAGATCAGGAATTGACAGCATTTGAAATTGTCAATACATGGTCTTACAATCAATTAGTTTCGATTTTCTTCAAATATGGAGAAGAAAAATTTTCAAAACAAATCGCTAGAAAAATTGAAGCATACCGAGAAACAGCAACGATAAATACGACACATGAACTAGTTGAAATTATTAAAGAGGGTATTCCTGCAGCAGCGAGAAGAACAGGTGGTCATCCAGCTAAACGTATTTTCCAAGCATTGCGAATCGCAGTAAATGATGAACTTGAGGCTTTTAATGATGCATTGCACCAAGCAGCAAGGGTAATAAGTCTGGAGGGGAGAGTTGTTGTCATTACTTTCCATTCTTTAGAAGACAGACTTTGTAAGCAGGCATTTAAGAAATGGAGTACGGCGAAAGAGACCCCTAGAAACCTTCCTGTACTACCAAAAGATCATGAGGCGCCATTTAAATTGATTACGAAGAAGCCGATTATCGCAGGAAATAGCGAATTAGAGGATAATCGCAGATCTAGATCAGCAAAACTACGAATAATAGAAAAAGTAAAGAACTGGGGAAATGAATTTGCTTATGAGGAAGGGTGGAAAAAATAA
- a CDS encoding nucleotidyltransferase translates to MKATGLIVEYNPFHNGHMYHIEESKKATDADCIIAVMSGSFLQRGEPAIIDKYHRTKAAIKSGIDIVLELPYVYAVQNSDIFAHGAVHILNEIGVSSICFGSESGNISPFLSSYETFKNNENIYNLALKQVLADGKSFPEASRAAYEQINLTTKEIDLAKPNNILGFSYVRAILDNELPIDPITIKRTKNNYHDESITSNIASATSIRKLLIEHNELSATVKQTIPKETVIQLQSYNRMASFWHTWELYFPILHYRAMTMPLEELGMIHGIDEGLEHRIKRTAKQATSFQQWVTLIKTKRYTWTRIQRLFVHLLTNTKKSEITSIIDQPSVPYVRVLGLTNTGKNYLNMKKKKMEVPIFSNIKRDAPLMLRIEERASNAYYSILPPEARIQAIKQEYKGPIIH, encoded by the coding sequence ATGAAAGCCACCGGCCTAATTGTTGAATATAATCCATTTCACAATGGACATATGTATCATATAGAGGAATCAAAAAAAGCGACAGACGCTGATTGTATCATTGCTGTCATGAGTGGTAGTTTCTTACAACGCGGGGAACCGGCCATTATTGATAAATATCATCGAACGAAAGCTGCAATAAAATCCGGTATCGATATTGTCCTTGAGCTTCCGTATGTATATGCAGTACAAAATAGTGATATCTTTGCGCATGGGGCAGTACATATTTTAAATGAGATTGGTGTATCGAGTATTTGTTTCGGAAGTGAATCTGGAAACATTTCCCCTTTTCTAAGTAGCTACGAAACATTTAAAAATAATGAGAACATCTATAATCTTGCATTAAAACAAGTGCTAGCAGACGGAAAGTCATTTCCAGAGGCAAGCCGAGCTGCATATGAGCAGATTAACTTAACAACGAAAGAGATAGACCTTGCAAAGCCGAATAATATTCTTGGATTTAGCTATGTAAGAGCAATTTTAGATAATGAGCTGCCAATTGATCCCATTACAATAAAACGAACAAAGAATAATTATCATGATGAGTCGATAACTAGTAATATCGCTAGTGCAACAAGCATCCGAAAACTATTAATAGAGCATAATGAGCTATCGGCTACTGTAAAACAGACCATACCAAAAGAAACTGTAATTCAATTACAATCCTATAATCGCATGGCATCATTTTGGCATACATGGGAACTTTACTTTCCAATTCTTCATTACCGGGCGATGACAATGCCGTTAGAGGAACTGGGCATGATTCACGGGATTGATGAAGGATTAGAGCATCGTATCAAAAGAACTGCGAAACAGGCAACTTCATTTCAGCAATGGGTGACATTAATTAAAACGAAACGCTATACATGGACGAGGATTCAACGATTATTTGTTCATCTCCTAACCAATACGAAAAAGTCTGAAATTACGTCTATCATTGATCAACCTTCTGTACCTTATGTCCGAGTACTTGGATTAACCAATACTGGTAAAAATTACTTAAATATGAAAAAAAAGAAAATGGAGGTCCCGATTTTTTCAAACATTAAGCGTGATGCACCACTGATGCTTAGAATAGAAGAAAGAGCAAGTAATGCGTATTATAGTATTCTCCCGCCGGAAGCAAGAATACAGGCAATTAAACAAGAATACAAAGGACCAATTATCCATTAA